The following are encoded together in the Bubalus bubalis isolate 160015118507 breed Murrah chromosome 14, NDDB_SH_1, whole genome shotgun sequence genome:
- the LOC102390258 gene encoding agouti-signaling protein: protein MDVSRLLLATLLVCLCFLTAYSHLAPEEKPRDERNLKNNSSMNLLDFPSVSIVALNKKSKKMSRNEAEKKKRPSKRKAPMKNVARTRPPPPTPCVATRDSCKPPAPACCDPCAFCQCRFFRSACSCRVLNPTC, encoded by the exons ATGGATGTCAGCCGCCTCCTCCTGGCTACCTTGCTGGTCTGCCTGTGCTTCCTCACTGCCTACAGCCACCTGGCACCTGAGGAAAAGCCCAGAGATGAAAGGAACCTGAAGAACAACTCTTCCATGAACCTGTTGGATTTCCCTTCTGTCTCTATCGTGG CACTGAAcaagaaatccaaaaagatgagCAGAAATGAAgcggaaaagaagaaaagacctTCCAAG AGAAAGGCTCCGATGAAGAACGTGGCACGGACCCGGCCCCCGCCGCCTACCCCCTGCGTGGCCACCCGCGACAGCTGCAAGCCTCCAGCGCCCGCCTGCTGCGACCCGTGCGCCTTCTGCCAGTGCCGCTTCTTCCGCAGCGCCTGCTCCTGCCGCGTGCTCAACCCCACCTGCTGA